DNA from Sulfurimonas gotlandica GD1:
GGAATCTCTTATTCAAAGAGCAGATTTAGCAGTGAGTCGCTCAGGAGCTAGTACACTTTGGGAAGCAACTTCAAATGCTTTACCAGCTTTTTATATACCATATCCACATGCAGCAGGTGACCATCAATACCATAATGCTAGATTTATAGTTGAGAATGAACTTGGATGGTGTGAGAGAGAGAGTGAAGACTTAAGAAGTAAATTGTTACATATATTAGATGAGTCTATAATAGAAAAAAGTAAAAAACTTATGGAGTATTCAAATAGTGATGTTGCACAGAAAATGATAAAAGATGTACAAGAGAGTATTAAATGATAAGAGAGTTAGCGCAAGATTTAGTAGACCTTATTTTTGACTGGGGATATGTTGGTATCTTTTGTCTTATGGCAGTAGAGAGTTCATTTATACCTTTTCCTAGTGAAATAATTCTGATTCCTGCTGGTTATCTAGCTTCGCAGGAGAAGATGAGCATAACTATGATAATGATTAGTGGATTGGGAGGCTCAATGGTAGGAGCATTCATCAACTACTATCTTGCTCTTAGTCTGGGTAGAAAAATACTAAAGAAGTATGGAAAATACTTTTTTATAAAAGAGAATGCTTTAGATAAAATGGATAGTTTTTTTGAGAAGCATGGTCATATTTCTACATTTACAGGAAGGCTTATACCTGGCATACGTCAGCTTATATCTATACCTGCGGGTATTGCTCGTATGAACTTGGTAGTATTTTCAACATATACAGCGCTTGGTGCTGGCATCTGGGCATTGATATTAACAATGTTAGGTTATTTTATTGGAGAAAATCAGGAGTTGATTGACACATATTTAAAACAAATCACAATGAGTGTTTTAGTAATGTTAGTTTTATTGGGTTCTTGGTATATTTATTATCAAAAAAATAGAGGAGTTAAGAGTGAGTAATTTAGATTATATGTTTCATCCAGGTTTTTTCGGTACGCGTGCACCATTTTTTATGGATTTGGTTACTTTAATTGTTGCACTTTTACCTCTGCTAGTAGCGAGTGCTATCTATTTTGCTAAGACAAAAAGATATAAAACTCATGCGTACACACAGATATTTATTTTTGCATTTTCTGTTATAGTACTTGGTTACTTTGAGACTGGTGTTAGAATGATTGGTGGATTTGACTATTTTATGAAAGAGAGCGGGGTGTCACATAACTACGCTTTTATAGTACTTATTTTTCACATAGCTATATCAGTAATCACACTTATAATCTGGGCTACTACAATTTTCATGGCAAAAAAACAGATACAACTTAAAAAGCATAAAAAAGCAGGACTTATGACATTCAGCGGAGTTGTGCTGACTTCACTTACTGGCATCTGGGTTTACTTTTTGATGTTTGTCTATTAAATCTACTATAAAATCAAAGGAATATATATGTTAAAAATTGAGACACAAGCCCCTGCATTTTGCTTACCAAACCAAGATGATATCGAGATATGTTTAAGAGATTTAAGGGGAAAATGGATAGTCCTTTATTTTTACCCAAGAGATAATACTCCAGGTTGTACGACAGAAGCTTGTGAGTTTACAGAGGCAGCACCGGATTTTTCTGAGCTAGATGCTATTATAATTGGGGTAAGCGCAGACACTACTAAAAAACACCGTAGTTTTATAGAGAAGCAAGATTTGGGTATTACACTTTTAAGTGATGAAGACACATCTATGATGCAAGAATATGGAGTTTGGCAGCTAAAGAAAAACTATGGAAAAGAGTATATGGGGATTGTTCGTACTACTTTTATAATTAATCCTGAAGGAGTTGTAAAAGCTCTTTTTGAAAATGTAAAAGTGAAGGATCATGTTGCTAAAGTTCAAGCTGAGTTAGAGAGGTTACAATCTCTCTAAGCCTGAATAACTACTAATATTTATAACGAAGGTAGAAGCGGATATCTTGAGCCGTGTCTACTACGTTAGCACCTTGACCAAATGCTATAGCAGTATTCATATTCATAGAAGCTCCTGAAGTTCCTCCAAAGAAACCGTTACTTCCACTATGAGAATAATCAATATATGTATAGCGGATTTGCATAGACAAGATATCTTCAATTAAATACTCTGTTAAGTAAGCTTCATAAGCATCACCGCGAGCTGCTACTTTAGAACCTATGTTTGTATCTTCACCATAAGTAATACTTCTCCAGTATTCAGAACCGTGATTATATTCTAGTCCCCATCTTCCGTAATCTGTAATAAGTGAAGGAAATTGTGTCCCAATCCAGTAAGAGTAACCAGTTTTTGACTCTCCAGTAGCAGTGGCAACCATATTCGAATCCATTGCACCATAAAGCATACGTTGATCAGAGTTGGGATTTGTAATACTCATCGCACCACTTACAAAGAATGTAGTGTCATCAAGAAAATCACTTATCTCATGTCCTATGCCATTTATAACAAAGTTTGCTGTCATACTGTGTAAACCACCCACCGTGTCAAAACCTTGCGTATAATCAGCAGTGTTTTTTACATCTATTAGATTGTTCGCATAGTAGTACTGTGTAGATACGGAATATTGACCATTATTATATGGAGCGAAGATTAGACCTATTAGATCAATATTAGTGTTATCACTTGTAACACTAGTGTAAGGTGTAGAGTTAAACTTTGGCGCTGCATTACTCATACCGCGACCGGCACAGAGTTTAACGTACATGCCATCTACCCATTTATCAAAACTAAATTTTGAACTAAGGCCATCAAATTCAACATTTATAGTATGACCCATTGGAGATGAGGGTTTATCATCATCACGAAGACTAATAAGGTGACCATTTGTTGATGGGCGACGACCAACACTAAACGTCCATGGAACTGAAGTTCCAATGAACGTGCTATTTCTGTATAGAAAATATGCTGATCGAACTCTCAATGTATCATCGTATGCATTTTCATTTGAGATCCAGTCAAATCCTTCAAATGATGCGTTTGCAGGAGTGCTTGCCCCTGAACGTTGACCAAAAGCTTTGTTATACGCTAGTTGGCCATTAAAACTAAGGTTTTTAGTAGCCAACCAGTCCATGTTTAACCATAAACGGTTTGTCATAAAAGCATCATTATTCGCCTCAGAACCATCAGCCATTTTGTAGTTAAGATTTTCCAGTGTAAATCTATAATCAACACCAAATTTTAAATGGTTGCCAGAAGTAGCTTTGTTTAGTTCAGAGATACTCTCTTGAATCTCAGCTATCTCTTCTTCAACATCCATCTCCTCTTTCTCTTCTTTCTCATCATCAGCTTCAGATTTCTCTTTATCTGCTACTTCATCTTTATCTTCAGAATCTTCTTTTTCATCAGCTTTTTCTGAATCTTCTGTTTCACCTTTT
Protein-coding regions in this window:
- a CDS encoding DedA family protein, whose amino-acid sequence is MIRELAQDLVDLIFDWGYVGIFCLMAVESSFIPFPSEIILIPAGYLASQEKMSITMIMISGLGGSMVGAFINYYLALSLGRKILKKYGKYFFIKENALDKMDSFFEKHGHISTFTGRLIPGIRQLISIPAGIARMNLVVFSTYTALGAGIWALILTMLGYFIGENQELIDTYLKQITMSVLVMLVLLGSWYIYYQKNRGVKSE
- a CDS encoding DUF420 domain-containing protein, giving the protein MSNLDYMFHPGFFGTRAPFFMDLVTLIVALLPLLVASAIYFAKTKRYKTHAYTQIFIFAFSVIVLGYFETGVRMIGGFDYFMKESGVSHNYAFIVLIFHIAISVITLIIWATTIFMAKKQIQLKKHKKAGLMTFSGVVLTSLTGIWVYFLMFVY
- the bcp gene encoding thioredoxin-dependent thiol peroxidase, producing MLKIETQAPAFCLPNQDDIEICLRDLRGKWIVLYFYPRDNTPGCTTEACEFTEAAPDFSELDAIIIGVSADTTKKHRSFIEKQDLGITLLSDEDTSMMQEYGVWQLKKNYGKEYMGIVRTTFIINPEGVVKALFENVKVKDHVAKVQAELERLQSL
- a CDS encoding DUF3373 family protein yields the protein MNKPLLLSLAAAALLTTTNVSAESMFERFQAMENEMAKLKKEISKLKAQKGETEDSEKADEKEDSEDKDEVADKEKSEADDEKEEKEEMDVEEEIAEIQESISELNKATSGNHLKFGVDYRFTLENLNYKMADGSEANNDAFMTNRLWLNMDWLATKNLSFNGQLAYNKAFGQRSGASTPANASFEGFDWISNENAYDDTLRVRSAYFLYRNSTFIGTSVPWTFSVGRRPSTNGHLISLRDDDKPSSPMGHTINVEFDGLSSKFSFDKWVDGMYVKLCAGRGMSNAAPKFNSTPYTSVTSDNTNIDLIGLIFAPYNNGQYSVSTQYYYANNLIDVKNTADYTQGFDTVGGLHSMTANFVINGIGHEISDFLDDTTFFVSGAMSITNPNSDQRMLYGAMDSNMVATATGESKTGYSYWIGTQFPSLITDYGRWGLEYNHGSEYWRSITYGEDTNIGSKVAARGDAYEAYLTEYLIEDILSMQIRYTYIDYSHSGSNGFFGGTSGASMNMNTAIAFGQGANVVDTAQDIRFYLRYKY